From Cercospora beticola chromosome 6, complete sequence, a single genomic window includes:
- a CDS encoding uncharacterized protein (BUSCO:EOG09264XOC), which produces MKVLWSRKKQKKRVGVARAKQQLAANTGLPAPGFRWIHSFIGSSCDCDCVSIEPNKLQQTSPSLTTSYLQHPARDIAIKYRQAETHTIMADRFPSLEEFDEGKTEATGASALDDVDEPSDFLARERAALGEDAEQFTSSADNTATVADADDDDDDLLGGGGPAPSNGFPAGNDDMMGDFESSFPSVNTQNEQVAPGGTITGSAAPFQAPRPEEYEAEPDVVREWRERRDLQIQHRDEVSASKKAETVKAAQEAIDDFYEQYNNRKDKQIAQTRKEAEEFLKSREDTTAGGTSWERIAKLVDLSGKGSSGGAAGSQKAKMRELLISLRKDEKAPGATGV; this is translated from the exons ATGAAGGTGTTGTGGTCaagaaagaagcagaagaagcgggTTGGAGTTGCACGAGCTAAACAGCAGTTGGCAGCTAACACGGGTCTACCCGCTCCCGGGTTTCGGTGGATCCACTCGTTCATTGGCAGCAgctgcgactgcgactgcgTGTCTATTGAACCCAACAAGTTGCAGCAAACATCACCCTCGCTCACCACATCATACCTACAACACCCTGCGCGAGACATTGCGATCAAATACAGACAAGCAGAGACACACACAATCATGGCGGACCGCTTCCCTTCGCTGGAGGAATTTGACGAGG GCAAGACAGAAGCCACCGGCGCATCCGCCCTCGACGACGTTGACGAGCCCTCCGATTTTCTTGCCCGCGAACGCGCAGCCCTCGGCGAAGATGCCGAGCAGTTCACATCCTCCGCAGACAACACCGCGACCGTCGCCGAtgcagacgacgatgatgacgatttgCTAGGCGGAGGTGGACCTGCTCCCTCGAACGGATTTCCCGCCGGCAATGATGACATGATGGGTGATTTTGAGAGCTCATTCCCCTCCGTCAACACACAAAACGAGCAAGTCGCGCCCGGAGGCACCATCACAGGCTCAGCCGCCCCTTTCCAAGCACCACGACCGGAAGAGTACGAGGCTGAGCCGGATGTTGTCCGCGAATGGCGTGAGCGACGCGACTTGCAGATTCAGCATCGCGATGAAGTCAGcgcatcgaagaaggcggagacTGTCAAGGCTGCCCAAGAAGCCATTGATGACTTCTACGAGCAATATAACAACAGGAAAGATAAGCAAATCGCGCAGACAAGGAAAGAAGCGGAAGAGTTCCTGAAGTCGAGGGAAGATACTACTGCAGGTGGCACCAGCTGGGAGCGAATCGCAAAATTGGTAGACCTGAGCGGGAAGGGTTCATCAGGAGGTGCTGCTGGTAGCCAAAAGGCGAAGATGAGGGAGTTGTTGATCAGTTTGCGAAAGGACGAGAAGGCTCCTGGGGCGACCGGAGTCTAG
- the MDR2 gene encoding multidrug-resistance transporter mdr2: MAMRGPQLACRAWDSLGNGALFTHRIRSEVANRAIHTRTTTSAFHRTSIAQQLRCLSIQRSTQPARLTTTSLISQTARIHPARSLRTTPSQNESLNVVQHGNKETAYKNTINKKSSDPTEVEEEDESVTFKKSAKAAQASQINLSAKLSSYGKDGEGKTGGSRGEVWRLLRIAKPEVKSLSIAFVLLLISSGVTMAVPFSIGKILDSATQEEGIVFGLKLEHFVGAMAAILMTGAAANYGRIVILRIVGERVVTKLRSSLFRRTFVQNAEFFDANRVGDLISRLGSDTIIVGKSITQNVSDGLRSIVSATAALTMMAYMSVKLMGVLAIAFPPVAIGAFLYGRAIRNLSRRIQKNLGTLTKIAEERLGNVRTSQAFAGELQEVNRYNTQVRKIFGLGRKEAFISAAFFSASGFMGNATFLALLYIGSGMVRQGAMSVGDLTTFLMYTGYAGSSVFGLSSFYSELMKGVGAASRLFELQDREPTISPTKGDMVRSARGMIEFKDVAFAYPTRPAVSIFEGLNFQIPQGSNVAIVAPSGAGKSTVASLIMRFYSPTRGTITIAGRDINTLNAKQLRRKIGYVGQEPVLFSGTIAENIAYGRPLASRAEIVAAARQANCNFISDFPDGLETFCGARGTQLSGGQKQRIAIARALLKKPDILILDEATSALDAESETLVNEALQSLLRGDNTTISIAHRLSTIQRSDTIICIGSDGKVAQMGSYRELAADKNGAFAKLMEWQMSGPPKRKEEAEGHEELTEEERMRLRMQEHDKEKGRETPEEEEERERSSEEEAEWEKVKVKDGNQSAAENPVEKAGLRDGGFSHRKGYGNE, translated from the exons ATGGCCATGCGCGGGCCACAACTCGCGTGTCGCGCCTGGGACAGTCTTGGGAACGGTGCCCTGTTTACTCACAGAATACGGAGCGAAGTCGCCAACCGAGCAATTCACACCCGGACGACAACATCCGCCTTCCACAGGACGAGCATAGCACAGCAATTGCGATGTCTGTCCATCCAGCGCAGCACACAGCCTGCAAGGCTGACAACGACATCTCTGATCTCGCAGACGGCACGCATACATCCCGCCCGGTCTTTACGGACGACGCCTTCACAAAATGAGTCTCTGAACGTGGTTCAGCATGGCAATAAAGAGACAGCGTACAAGAACACGATCAATAAGAAGAGCAGTGATCCTACTGaagtcgaggaggaggatgaatcTGTGACTTTCAAGAAGTCTGCAAAAGCTGCACAGGCGTCACAAATTAATCTCAGCGCCAAATTGTCGAGTTACGGCAAAGATGGTGAGGGAAAGACCGGTGGCTCACGAGGCGAGGTCTGGAGATTGCTCAGGATTGCCAAACCGGAAGTCAAGTCGCTGAGCATCGCATTCGTTTTGCTCTTGATAAGCAGCGGTGTTACCATGGCAGTCCCCTTCAGTATTGGCAAGATCTTGGACTCAGCGACCCAGGAAGAAGGCATTGTTTTTGGCCTCAAACTGGAACACTTTGTTGGTGCCATGGCCGCGATCCTCATGACGGGTGCCGCGGCGAACTACGGTCGTATCGTGATCCTACGTATCGTCGGCGAGCGTGTTGTTACGAAATTGCGAAGCTCGCTTTTCCGACGTACGTTTGTGCAAAATGCCGAATTCTTCGATGCCAATCGCGTGGGAGATTTGATCAGCAGATTGGGTAGCGATACTATCATTGTTGGCAAGTCAATCACCCAGAACGTTTCGGATGGACTGCGATCGATTGTTTCAGCTACAGCGGCGCTCACCATGATGGCTTACATGAGCGTCAAGTTGATGGGAGTGCTCGCGATTGCATTCCCGCCAGTGGCCATTGGTGCCTTCTTGTACGGACGAGCGATTCGAAATTTGTCAAGAAGAATACAAAAGAATTTGGGAACACTGACCAAGATTGCGGAAGAACGATTGGGCAACGTACGGACCAGCCAGGCTTTTGCTGGAGAGTTGCAGGAAGTCAATCGCTATAACACGCAAGTGCGAAAGATCTTTGGACTGGGGCGGAAGGAGGCATTCATTtcagcagccttcttctcggcttcTGGTTTTATGGGCAATGCTACTTTCCTGGCGCTGTTGTATATCGGCAGTGGTATGGTGAGGCAAGGCGCGATGAGTGTTGGTGACTTGACGACCTTCTTGATGTACACCGGCTACGCAGGTAGCAGTGTGTTTGGTCTGTCGAGCTTTTACTCCGAGCTGATGAAGGGCGTGGGAGCGGCGAGTCGACTTTTTGAGCTTCAAGACCGTGAGCCGACGATCAGCCCGACGAAAGGTGACATGGTGCGCAGTGCTCGCGGCATGATCGAGTTCAAGGATGTCGCATTCGCATATCCAACTCGACCAGCAGTTTCCATCTTCGAGGGCCTGAACTTTCAGATTCCTCAGGGAAGCAATGTCGCCATTGTCGCGCCGTCAGGAGCTGGCAAGTCCACCGTTGCCAGCCTGATCATGCGTTTCTACTCGCCTACAAGGGGAACTATTACCATCGCTGGCCGAGACATCAACACACTTAATGCCAAGCAACTGCGACGCAAGATTGGATACGTGGGACAGGAGCCAGTACTATTCTCCGGAACGATTGCGGAAAATATCGCATACGGCAGGCCGTTGGCCTCGAGGGCTGAAATTGTTGCAGCTGCGCGTCAAGCCAATTGCAACTTTATCAGCGACTTT CCCGACGGCCTTGAAACGTTCTGTGGTGCACGCGGCACGCAACTCTCTGGTGGTCAGAAGCAACGCATCGCCATCGCTCGTGCTTTGTTGAAGAAGCCTGACATCCTCATCTTGGACGAGGCAACTTCAGCTTTGGACGCCGAATCCGAGACACTCGTCAACGAAGCTCTTCAATCCCTGCTACGAGGCGACAATACGACCATTTCCATCGCTCATAGGCTGTCCACGATTCAACGCTCAGACACCATCATCTGCATTGGATCTGATGGCAAAGTAGCTCAGATGGGCTCTTACCGCGAGCTCGCGGCCGACAAGAACGGAGCTTTCGCGAAATTGATGGAATGGCAAATGAGTGGCCCACCCAAGCGCAAGGAAGAAGCCGAGGGTCATGAGGAATTAACTGAAGAGGAGCGCATGAGATTGAGAATGCAAGAACACGACAAAGAGAAAGGCAGAGAAACaccagaggaagaagaggagagagagcGCAGCAGTGAGGAAGAGGCTGAGTGGGAGAAGGTGAAAGTCAAGGATGGCAATCAGTCTGCTGCGGAGAATCCAGTCGAGAAGGCTGGACTGAGAGATGGTGGTTTCTCGCATCGCAAAGGGTATGGGAATGAGTAA